A window of the Streptomyces sp. NBC_00878 genome harbors these coding sequences:
- a CDS encoding AfsR/SARP family transcriptional regulator encodes MLATLALDAGRAVSNEDLANELWSGHLVGNTRNALQAHATRLRKVISGPARQPRGSTVLRAVHNGYLLDVPRDCVDGNRFLSLTARGAAELPVRPERSLELLQTALELWRGPALLDAGDGLRVRGAAALFDERRLTAWEDLVSSYLAVGDEARAIAELRQLVARHPLRERFCELLMLALYRTGRQGEALDLFRSTRRRLDEELGIQPGALLQRRHAEILAQDPALTLPTAVVSSQREPAATVS; translated from the coding sequence ATGCTGGCCACCCTCGCACTGGATGCCGGCCGGGCCGTCTCGAACGAGGACCTGGCCAACGAACTGTGGTCCGGACATCTGGTCGGCAACACACGAAATGCCTTGCAGGCGCACGCGACCCGGTTGCGCAAGGTGATTTCCGGTCCGGCGCGTCAGCCACGCGGTTCGACCGTGTTGCGGGCCGTACACAACGGCTATCTGCTCGATGTTCCGCGCGACTGCGTCGACGGGAACAGGTTCCTTTCCCTCACGGCGCGGGGAGCCGCCGAATTGCCCGTACGGCCCGAACGCTCGCTGGAACTGCTACAGACAGCACTGGAACTGTGGCGGGGGCCCGCGCTGCTCGACGCCGGTGACGGACTGCGCGTACGGGGTGCGGCGGCGCTGTTCGACGAGCGTCGGCTGACGGCGTGGGAGGACCTGGTCAGCTCCTACCTTGCCGTCGGGGACGAGGCGCGCGCGATCGCGGAGCTTCGTCAACTCGTTGCCAGGCACCCCTTGCGCGAGCGATTCTGCGAGTTGCTGATGCTCGCTCTCTACCGCACCGGTCGGCAGGGAGAAGCGCTGGACCTGTTCCGGTCGACCAGGCGGCGGCTGGACGAGGAACTGGGGATTCAGCCAGGAGCCCTGCTCCAGCGGCGGCATGCCGAGATCCTTGCCCAAGACCCTGCGTTGACCCTGCCGACCGCAGTGGTATCGAGCCAACGGGAGCCCGCGGCGACCGTCAGCTGA
- a CDS encoding amidohydrolase produces the protein MSFSRRFFAPVVLPADPDCSVLRDAVVDVGPEGRITYCGEAAAAPPIPDDVPRSHMSGILAPGLVNTHAHSPMTLLRGLGGDLPLMTWLQEAIWPAEARMRPQDAHAGMLLGCVEMLRYGVTTSAEMYAHAEEVADAALRAGSRVLIAPAYFDRPGGDWRGDLAAIGKWIDTDGLRFGPGERIELCYGPHSAYTLPPEALHATAEESARRGALVHIHVAESLAEDVAQRERHGSVPQLLKTSGLLDGRLLAAHAVHLSDSDIQLFAESGAGVAHCPGSNAKLASGTASLHELRAASVAVGIGTDGPASNDDLDLWEEARLAMMFCRLSTADPLALTAEDAFLMATSGGAAALGRTDIGELRPGTWADMIHVSVDGPHFAAGLDVADGHLLANLMWAAGSRAVTDVWVAGEAVVVNGETVRVDRIAAQRAAADATAHIV, from the coding sequence ATGTCATTTTCGCGACGCTTCTTCGCTCCGGTGGTTCTGCCGGCGGACCCGGACTGTTCCGTACTCCGGGACGCGGTGGTCGATGTCGGACCCGAGGGACGCATCACCTACTGCGGTGAGGCCGCTGCCGCTCCCCCGATACCGGACGATGTCCCCCGCAGCCATATGTCCGGAATCCTCGCTCCCGGTCTCGTCAATACCCACGCGCATTCCCCCATGACGCTTCTGCGGGGACTTGGCGGCGACCTTCCGCTGATGACCTGGCTGCAGGAAGCCATCTGGCCGGCCGAGGCACGTATGCGGCCACAGGACGCCCACGCGGGGATGCTGCTGGGATGCGTGGAAATGCTTCGTTACGGCGTGACCACCAGCGCCGAAATGTACGCACACGCCGAGGAGGTGGCGGACGCGGCGCTGCGAGCCGGGAGCCGTGTCCTCATCGCACCCGCCTACTTCGACAGGCCGGGCGGCGACTGGCGCGGCGATCTCGCGGCCATAGGCAAGTGGATCGACACCGACGGCCTGCGCTTCGGGCCAGGGGAGCGCATCGAACTCTGCTACGGGCCGCATTCCGCCTACACCCTGCCTCCCGAGGCTCTGCACGCCACGGCGGAAGAGTCCGCGCGACGCGGGGCCCTGGTCCACATCCATGTCGCGGAATCCCTTGCCGAGGATGTCGCACAGCGGGAACGGCACGGGTCGGTTCCCCAATTGCTGAAGACGAGCGGGCTTCTCGACGGGCGGCTCCTCGCCGCCCATGCGGTGCACCTCTCCGACAGCGACATCCAGTTGTTCGCCGAGTCGGGGGCCGGCGTCGCGCACTGCCCGGGCTCGAACGCCAAACTCGCCTCCGGAACGGCTTCCCTCCACGAACTGCGGGCCGCGTCGGTCGCTGTCGGTATCGGTACCGACGGGCCCGCGAGCAACGACGATCTCGATCTGTGGGAGGAAGCCCGTCTCGCCATGATGTTCTGCCGTCTTTCCACTGCCGACCCCTTGGCCCTCACCGCCGAAGACGCCTTTCTCATGGCGACTTCTGGCGGAGCCGCGGCATTGGGCCGGACGGATATCGGCGAACTTCGCCCCGGCACCTGGGCGGACATGATTCATGTCTCCGTCGACGGGCCTCATTTCGCGGCAGGTCTGGATGTCGCGGACGGCCACCTGCTCGCCAATCTCATGTGGGCCGCCGGTTCTCGCGCGGTCACGGATGTCTGGGTCGCGGGAGAAGCCGTGGTCGTGAACGGCGAGACGGTCCGCGTCGACCGCATCGCCGCCCAGCGCGCTGCCGCCGATGCGACGGCACACATTGTGTGA
- a CDS encoding MMPL family transporter: MFDRVAELTVRRPRVVLAVASVLVAAMSFVGVGAFGKLVGGGFDDPDSQSTRAGQVIDEKFGGEANLVFLVSSRAQRVTDPEAAQDGKQLVAELRKQPELSNVISYWDTQSESLLARDGRSAMVLAHVKGDESTQGENAHDIIDTYAGQYEGLTVRAGGGSAVGAELDEQVLQDLLLAEVIAVPVTLLLLLIVFGGVVAALLPLAIGTVAVAGTFAELAILGGVTNVSIFSINLTTALGLGLGIDYALLMISRFREQLARGTSVADAVRTTVHTAGRTVVFSAGTVAVALTALLVFPQYFLRSFAYAGVGVVVIAAVSTLFVMPALLMLLGHRINSGRLPWPKADRHRRRAPFWGRLAGTVMRRPVLITVPVLAVLLLAATPLLGVTFGTPDERVLPEDATSRQVSTALQADFEGDDEAAIQVVVSGSLRYEAVDTYAEQLSRLDGVVRVQAATGTYEQGRSQAPGPANEALERPDAQRVTVIGSAPPKSDDAQSLVQVVREVKAPAGAKDVLVGGGDAELLDTKDSIAGRLPLAGGLVAVTTFILLFLFTGSIVQPIRALALNIISLAAAIGAMTWIFQDGHLSSVLGFTAQPMDTSMTVLLFCIAFGLSMDYEVFVTSRIKELHDAGENTEDAVIHGLGHTGRIVSAAACLLAVGFFAFATAKVSFMQMFGLGSGLAILIDAIAVRGVLLPAAMRLLGRSAWYAPGPLRKFHQRFGISESGPTTHHAPAGVAQHDETSIRA, translated from the coding sequence ATGTTTGACCGCGTTGCGGAACTAACGGTCCGGCGGCCCAGAGTCGTGCTCGCCGTAGCTTCCGTCCTCGTTGCCGCGATGAGCTTCGTGGGCGTGGGCGCATTCGGGAAACTCGTGGGCGGAGGCTTCGACGACCCGGACTCGCAGTCGACCCGTGCGGGTCAGGTCATCGACGAGAAGTTCGGTGGAGAAGCGAACTTGGTGTTTCTGGTCAGCAGTCGCGCCCAGCGCGTCACCGACCCGGAAGCGGCGCAGGACGGCAAGCAGTTGGTGGCCGAGCTGCGCAAGCAACCCGAACTCAGCAACGTCATTTCCTACTGGGACACGCAGAGCGAGTCGCTGCTTGCCCGTGACGGCCGTTCGGCCATGGTCCTCGCCCATGTGAAGGGCGACGAATCGACGCAGGGGGAGAACGCGCACGACATCATCGACACGTACGCGGGCCAGTACGAGGGACTCACCGTCCGGGCCGGTGGCGGTAGCGCGGTAGGCGCCGAACTGGACGAGCAGGTTCTGCAGGACCTCCTCCTCGCGGAGGTCATCGCCGTCCCCGTGACGCTCCTGCTCCTTCTCATCGTGTTCGGGGGCGTGGTCGCGGCTCTGCTGCCCCTCGCCATCGGCACGGTGGCCGTCGCCGGGACCTTCGCGGAACTCGCGATCCTGGGCGGCGTCACCAACGTGTCGATCTTCTCCATCAATCTGACCACCGCTCTCGGGCTCGGGCTCGGCATCGACTACGCGCTGTTGATGATCAGCCGTTTCCGGGAGCAGCTCGCCCGGGGGACGAGCGTTGCCGACGCGGTGCGAACGACGGTGCACACCGCGGGACGTACGGTCGTGTTCTCGGCGGGCACGGTCGCGGTGGCGCTCACCGCACTGCTCGTCTTCCCGCAGTACTTCCTCCGCTCGTTCGCCTATGCCGGCGTGGGCGTGGTCGTCATCGCCGCCGTCAGCACACTGTTCGTGATGCCCGCTCTGCTCATGCTGTTGGGGCATCGCATCAACAGCGGCAGGCTCCCCTGGCCCAAGGCCGACCGGCATCGCCGGCGGGCACCGTTCTGGGGCCGGCTGGCCGGGACCGTGATGCGCCGACCGGTGCTCATCACCGTGCCGGTTCTCGCGGTGCTCCTGCTCGCCGCGACGCCGCTCCTGGGCGTCACGTTCGGCACCCCCGACGAGAGGGTCCTTCCCGAGGACGCCACGAGCCGGCAGGTGTCCACGGCGCTGCAGGCGGACTTCGAGGGCGATGACGAGGCCGCCATCCAGGTGGTCGTCAGCGGGTCCCTGAGGTACGAGGCGGTGGACACCTACGCGGAGCAGCTGTCGCGCCTCGACGGGGTCGTTCGCGTCCAGGCGGCGACAGGCACGTACGAACAGGGACGCTCACAGGCCCCCGGCCCGGCGAACGAGGCCCTGGAACGCCCCGACGCCCAGCGCGTCACCGTCATCGGCTCCGCTCCGCCCAAGTCGGACGATGCGCAGTCCCTCGTCCAGGTGGTCCGAGAGGTCAAGGCACCTGCCGGTGCCAAGGACGTACTGGTGGGAGGTGGGGACGCGGAACTGCTCGACACCAAGGATTCGATCGCTGGTCGTCTCCCCCTCGCCGGCGGCCTGGTCGCCGTCACCACCTTCATCCTCCTCTTCCTGTTCACCGGAAGCATCGTCCAGCCCATCCGTGCGCTGGCGTTGAACATCATCAGCCTGGCGGCGGCGATCGGCGCGATGACCTGGATTTTCCAGGACGGCCATCTGAGCTCGGTGTTGGGATTCACCGCCCAGCCGATGGACACCTCCATGACGGTCCTGCTCTTCTGTATCGCCTTCGGACTGTCCATGGACTACGAGGTGTTCGTCACCAGCAGGATCAAGGAACTCCACGACGCGGGCGAGAACACCGAGGACGCCGTCATTCACGGCCTCGGACACACCGGAAGAATCGTCAGCGCCGCGGCCTGTCTTCTCGCGGTCGGATTCTTCGCGTTCGCCACGGCGAAGGTCAGCTTCATGCAGATGTTCGGCCTCGGCAGCGGTCTGGCCATCCTCATCGACGCCATCGCCGTACGCGGAGTTCTGCTGCCGGCCGCGATGCGGCTGCTCGGCCGCTCGGCCTGGTACGCGCCGGGACCTCTGCGCAAGTTCCACCAGCGCTTCGGAATCAGCGAAAGCGGCCCCACGACCCACCACGCCCCTGCGGGAGTTGCCCAGCACGACGAAACCTCGATCAGAGCCTGA
- a CDS encoding HEAT repeat domain-containing protein, which produces MQAEVIRTAREGDGAARAEALTLAPGRCTERLLDSLLAGLHDPSPDVRIAVARRLSDVETPQVHDALAAALDAERDPAVARHLLGMLEQPGDQRMIDRARRWLSDPVAGQAAARALGEADTWTAVVHLRGVISDAAIPGPTRAAAAKAIGGCGRWDAVWLLLPLLDDPDADVRAGAVDGLGALVYNGLRLWNGGYGGHDGYGAEDDVRRLVRALDDPQEPVRYSAALGLKRWVAVGLAPPPDPDALYDRLTTLVQDPSPRLRQAAADALQALADPVGPNSSPRKTT; this is translated from the coding sequence GTGCAGGCGGAGGTGATCCGGACAGCCCGGGAGGGCGACGGCGCCGCTCGCGCAGAGGCCCTCACCTTGGCGCCGGGCCGATGCACCGAGCGACTGCTCGACTCGCTGCTCGCGGGGCTGCACGACCCGTCCCCCGACGTACGGATCGCGGTGGCGCGGCGGCTGTCCGACGTGGAGACGCCGCAGGTCCATGACGCCCTTGCCGCCGCTCTTGACGCCGAACGGGACCCGGCGGTGGCACGGCACCTGCTGGGCATGCTGGAACAGCCGGGCGACCAGCGGATGATCGACCGGGCACGGCGATGGCTCAGCGACCCGGTGGCCGGCCAGGCAGCCGCTCGCGCGTTGGGCGAGGCGGACACCTGGACCGCCGTAGTGCACCTGCGCGGCGTAATCTCCGACGCGGCGATACCTGGACCGACCCGCGCCGCCGCCGCGAAAGCCATCGGCGGGTGCGGGAGATGGGACGCCGTGTGGCTGCTGCTCCCGCTGCTCGACGACCCGGACGCCGACGTGCGGGCAGGTGCTGTCGACGGTCTGGGCGCACTCGTCTACAACGGCCTCCGCCTCTGGAACGGGGGCTACGGGGGTCACGACGGCTACGGCGCCGAGGACGACGTACGCCGTTTGGTGCGGGCTCTCGACGACCCGCAGGAGCCGGTCCGTTACAGCGCCGCGCTCGGTCTGAAGCGGTGGGTCGCGGTCGGCTTGGCACCACCACCGGACCCCGACGCGCTGTACGACCGGTTGACGACCCTTGTCCAGGACCCGTCCCCGCGGCTGCGACAAGCCGCGGCCGACGCGCTCCAGGCCCTTGCCGATCCGGTCGGGCCGAATTCGTCCCCGCGGAAAACCACCTGA
- a CDS encoding VWA-like domain-containing protein encodes MIGRPTRALDLDKLFAARLQAARARPYLATALFALHAVESRSVPTMAVDRHWRCYVSPAFVDRTPVEELAGVWVHEVSHLLRDHHGRSDRVAKERGLTGPGERLRMNIAADCEINDDVYGDGLVKPEDVVEPGSLGLSEGELMEDYLRQFRLGPRTQNHTWLDCGSGADGLEREWELGPDGAHGLSAQERDAVRFRVAQGIKGRPGHASKAWQRWAEEAFQPPQPWRELLGAAIRSATSGSGAGEDYSYGRPSRRSAGLPGVVLPSLRRRPPRVSVVIDTSGSVSDAELGSALREVAAISRAVGGRRDLVSVLPCDAAARVVHPLCRAEGIPLLGGGGTDLRTGFAKALRTRPRPDVVVVLTDGQTPWPSARPSCRTVVGLFPRPYGSGSWDEDDPEYVPDTPPAWARVVEIGSAPGVR; translated from the coding sequence GTGATCGGGCGGCCGACGAGGGCACTGGACCTCGACAAGCTCTTCGCCGCCCGGCTGCAGGCGGCCCGGGCCCGGCCCTACTTGGCGACGGCGCTGTTCGCGCTGCACGCCGTGGAGTCGCGGTCGGTGCCGACGATGGCCGTCGACCGACACTGGCGGTGCTACGTCTCACCGGCGTTCGTGGACCGCACGCCGGTGGAGGAGTTGGCCGGTGTGTGGGTGCACGAGGTGTCGCACCTGCTGCGCGACCACCACGGGCGAAGCGACCGGGTCGCGAAGGAACGCGGGCTGACCGGGCCCGGGGAACGGCTGCGGATGAACATCGCCGCGGACTGCGAGATCAACGACGACGTGTACGGCGACGGGCTGGTCAAACCCGAAGACGTCGTCGAGCCGGGCTCCCTGGGGCTGTCCGAGGGGGAACTCATGGAGGACTACCTGCGGCAGTTCCGGCTCGGGCCGCGCACCCAGAACCACACCTGGCTGGACTGCGGCAGTGGTGCGGACGGTCTGGAAAGGGAGTGGGAACTGGGACCCGACGGCGCGCACGGCCTCAGCGCGCAGGAACGGGACGCGGTGCGGTTCCGGGTGGCCCAGGGCATCAAGGGCCGCCCGGGCCACGCGTCCAAGGCCTGGCAGCGATGGGCGGAGGAGGCGTTCCAACCACCGCAGCCGTGGCGGGAGTTGCTGGGCGCGGCGATCCGTTCGGCGACCTCGGGCTCCGGCGCGGGCGAGGACTACAGCTACGGTCGTCCGTCCCGCCGCTCGGCCGGGCTGCCGGGCGTGGTGCTCCCCAGTCTCCGGCGCAGGCCGCCCCGGGTCTCCGTGGTGATCGACACCTCCGGCTCGGTCAGCGACGCCGAACTGGGCAGTGCGCTCCGGGAGGTCGCCGCGATCTCCCGTGCCGTGGGCGGCCGCCGGGACCTGGTCTCCGTACTGCCGTGCGACGCGGCCGCCCGGGTCGTGCACCCGCTGTGCCGTGCCGAGGGGATTCCGCTGCTGGGCGGCGGGGGCACGGACCTGCGCACGGGCTTCGCCAAGGCACTCCGTACGCGGCCGCGGCCGGATGTCGTCGTGGTCCTGACCGACGGTCAGACGCCCTGGCCGAGCGCGCGGCCGTCCTGCCGGACGGTGGTGGGTCTGTTCCCTCGGCCGTACGGCTCCGGGTCGTGGGACGAGGACGATCCCGAGTACGTCCCTGACACCCCGCCCGCGTGGGCCCGCGTGGTGGAGATCGGTTCGGCTCCCGGCGTTCGGTGA
- a CDS encoding AraC family transcriptional regulator, giving the protein MSSWNQAVSLSSASDWDEVFSGLHGASRITLPDRTAPMTGRLEWQQSKAYGLALCFGGPQAVNRDARHIRADPRGTYELLVPLAGTAWVEQGPSSAELRPGTMVLCDIDRPMTFAHDADFLSIAFIMSGQDVAVRSSIAASGSHMLGSDRGLGRIVRQLTTTLHEEREELSETTFDMACDRLLDLVCLVAEGGDDLAPTGQRATVEAEIRRYIRQHACDRDLDVVGIARALGWSARYVQQVLQAANTTSRDLIRRERLNVARTRLASASWSTYSIAEIAHSCGFGSHASFATAFRAEFGMTPREARQAARPLRPETLRPETLGPELPDRP; this is encoded by the coding sequence GTGTCTTCCTGGAACCAAGCCGTCTCCCTGTCCTCGGCGAGCGACTGGGACGAGGTCTTCTCCGGCCTCCACGGCGCGAGCCGCATCACCCTGCCGGACCGCACCGCTCCGATGACCGGACGTCTGGAGTGGCAGCAGTCGAAGGCATACGGCCTCGCCCTCTGCTTCGGCGGACCGCAAGCGGTCAACAGGGATGCCCGGCACATCCGGGCCGATCCCCGGGGCACGTACGAACTCCTCGTACCGCTAGCGGGTACGGCCTGGGTGGAACAGGGGCCCTCGTCCGCCGAGCTGCGGCCCGGCACCATGGTGCTGTGCGACATCGACCGCCCGATGACGTTCGCGCACGACGCCGACTTCCTGTCGATCGCCTTCATCATGTCCGGCCAGGACGTCGCCGTGCGCAGCTCGATCGCGGCCTCGGGATCGCACATGCTCGGCAGCGATCGTGGACTGGGCCGAATCGTCCGGCAGTTGACCACGACCCTGCACGAGGAGCGCGAGGAACTCTCCGAGACGACCTTCGACATGGCGTGTGACCGGCTCCTCGATCTGGTGTGCCTGGTCGCGGAGGGCGGCGACGACTTGGCGCCCACCGGGCAACGGGCGACGGTCGAGGCCGAGATCCGGCGCTACATACGCCAGCACGCCTGCGACAGGGACCTGGACGTCGTCGGCATCGCGCGAGCCCTCGGCTGGTCCGCGCGCTATGTCCAGCAGGTGCTGCAGGCGGCCAACACCACCTCACGCGACCTCATCCGCCGCGAACGGCTCAACGTCGCCCGCACCCGCCTCGCCAGCGCGAGCTGGAGCACGTACTCGATCGCGGAGATCGCCCATTCCTGCGGATTCGGCAGTCACGCCTCCTTCGCCACCGCGTTCCGGGCGGAGTTCGGCATGACACCTCGTGAGGCCAGGCAGGCCGCCCGCCCCCTCCGGCCTGAAACGCTCCGGCCTGAAACGCTCGGGCCTGAACTGCCGGACCGGCCCTAG
- a CDS encoding alpha/beta hydrolase, translating to MSTKPVRNVVLVHGGFVDGSGWQRVHRLLTDDGFRVSVVQNPTRSLDGDVAATEQILDAQDGPTILVGHSYGGVVVTEAGNHDGVAALVYIAAFAPDKGESVGSLIADPEPGAPVPPILPPIDGFLFLDREKFHASFAADLPSAEAEFMADAQVPWGVDALGGTVTEPAWRRKPSWYLVATDDRMIPPAAQRAMAQRAGSTVTGTDASHAVYVSQPEAVADLVKQAAAVTGS from the coding sequence ATGAGTACGAAGCCGGTGAGGAACGTCGTACTGGTCCACGGAGGGTTCGTGGACGGCTCCGGGTGGCAGCGGGTGCACCGTCTGCTGACGGACGACGGCTTCCGGGTCAGCGTCGTGCAGAACCCCACCCGCTCCCTCGACGGGGACGTCGCGGCAACCGAGCAGATCCTGGACGCGCAGGACGGACCGACGATTCTGGTGGGTCACTCGTACGGCGGGGTCGTCGTCACCGAGGCCGGCAACCATGACGGCGTCGCGGCGCTGGTCTACATCGCGGCGTTCGCGCCCGACAAGGGCGAGTCCGTCGGTTCGCTGATCGCCGATCCCGAGCCGGGGGCGCCCGTACCGCCGATCCTCCCGCCGATCGACGGTTTCCTGTTCCTCGACCGGGAGAAGTTCCACGCCTCCTTCGCGGCCGATCTACCGTCGGCCGAGGCCGAGTTCATGGCCGACGCCCAGGTGCCGTGGGGCGTCGACGCGCTCGGCGGGACCGTCACCGAGCCCGCCTGGCGGCGGAAGCCGAGCTGGTACCTGGTGGCGACCGACGACCGGATGATCCCGCCCGCCGCACAACGGGCCATGGCACAGCGGGCAGGCAGCACGGTCACCGGGACCGACGCCAGCCACGCGGTCTACGTCTCCCAGCCGGAGGCCGTGGCCGACCTCGTCAAGCAGGCAGCCGCCGTCACCGGCTCCTGA
- a CDS encoding AAA family ATPase codes for MPTYSPFTAPSAPSPSDPAHTSQLDIAADLLARLRDTTTEPRPDIQLDALTLAVAADLPVLLWGEPGIGKTAALTQLAAALDLPLTTVIASVHEPSDFSGLPVVGDDPAEQGVPMAPPDWAVRLVRAGRGLLFLDELSTAPPAVQAALLRLVLERRIGALRLPPGVRIVAAANPRSSAADGWELSPPLANRFVHLQWTHDHDVVVRGLGGTWPRATLPRLDPERLPEAVAFARRAVCELLAARPGLVHRLPTSETRRGGPWPSPRSWEMALCLIAFATAAGSSRETLSLLVRGTVGDGPGLELLAGLDRMDLPDPELLLADPASAALPERGDLRQAVLDGIVAAVRKRPDQARWDAAWALLVRALDTGAPDLVVVPATTLASLRQEDWDVPASIERLAGAVSMSRRADRAAARAGVATKAGR; via the coding sequence ATGCCCACATACAGCCCGTTCACCGCGCCCAGCGCACCCTCACCCTCCGACCCGGCGCACACCTCCCAACTGGACATCGCCGCCGACCTGTTGGCCCGCCTGCGCGACACCACCACGGAACCTCGCCCCGATATCCAGCTCGACGCCCTCACGCTGGCCGTCGCCGCCGACCTGCCCGTCCTCCTCTGGGGCGAGCCGGGTATCGGCAAGACCGCGGCCCTGACCCAGCTCGCGGCGGCCCTCGACCTTCCGCTGACCACGGTCATCGCCAGCGTGCACGAGCCGTCGGACTTTTCCGGGCTGCCCGTCGTCGGCGACGATCCGGCGGAGCAGGGCGTCCCGATGGCCCCGCCGGACTGGGCGGTCCGACTGGTACGGGCCGGCCGCGGGCTGCTGTTCCTGGACGAGTTGTCCACCGCGCCGCCGGCCGTGCAGGCCGCGCTGCTTCGCCTCGTACTCGAACGGCGCATCGGCGCCCTGCGGTTGCCGCCCGGCGTACGCATCGTGGCCGCCGCCAATCCACGGTCCTCGGCCGCCGACGGCTGGGAGCTGAGCCCTCCCCTGGCCAACCGGTTCGTGCATCTTCAGTGGACCCACGACCACGACGTGGTGGTGCGCGGCCTCGGCGGGACCTGGCCGCGGGCCACACTGCCGCGGCTCGATCCGGAGCGGCTGCCGGAAGCCGTGGCCTTCGCTCGCCGTGCCGTGTGCGAACTCCTCGCCGCCCGCCCCGGGCTCGTACACCGGCTGCCCACCAGTGAGACGCGTCGGGGCGGTCCTTGGCCGTCCCCGCGGAGCTGGGAGATGGCCCTGTGCCTGATCGCCTTCGCGACCGCGGCCGGCTCCTCCCGGGAGACGCTGTCCCTGCTGGTCAGGGGAACGGTGGGGGACGGTCCCGGGCTGGAACTGCTGGCCGGTCTGGACCGTATGGACCTCCCGGACCCCGAACTGCTGCTCGCCGACCCGGCGTCCGCCGCCCTGCCCGAGCGGGGGGATCTGCGGCAGGCCGTGCTCGACGGTATCGTGGCCGCGGTCCGCAAGCGTCCCGACCAGGCGCGCTGGGACGCCGCGTGGGCGCTCCTGGTACGGGCACTGGACACCGGCGCCCCGGACTTGGTCGTCGTTCCCGCGACCACGCTCGCCTCGCTGCGCCAGGAGGACTGGGATGTTCCGGCGTCGATCGAACGGCTCGCCGGAGCGGTGTCCATGTCCCGGCGGGCGGACCGTGCGGCGGCCCGGGCCGGCGTCGCCACGAAGGCGGGCCGGTGA